The Lysobacter enzymogenes genome window below encodes:
- the glmS gene encoding glutamine--fructose-6-phosphate transaminase (isomerizing) gives MCGIVGAIADRDVVPVLIEGLKRLEYRGYDSAGIAVFDGQSLRRVRRTGRVAEMESAAQSERFSAQVGIGHTRWATHGGVTEANAHPHISFGELAVVHNGIIENHDEQRERLRAAGYAFESQTDTEVIAHLIHSYLQQGHDLLAAVQAAVRELVGAYAIAVVSLKEPGRLIAARMGCPLLVGLGEGENFVASDVSAIVQATRRVIFLEEGDTAEVTRAAVRVFDAHGAAIEREVHLSDVSLASLELGPYRHFMQKEIHEQPRAIADTIEAVMDNNGFSAELFGADAAAVLADVEGVQILACGTSYYAGLTARYWIEAIAGLPCQVEIASEYRYRAAVANPKQLIVTISQSGETLDTMEALKYAKSLGHDKILSICNVPESAIPRASKLVYYTRAGAEIGVASTKAFTTQLVALFTLTATLAKLRGALSAEQEAEYVDALRHLPGSVQHALNLEPQVAGWAERFAPKHHALFLGRGVHYPIALEGALKLKEISYIHAEAYPAGELKHGPLALVDAAMPVVVIAPNDKLLEKVKSNIQEVRARGGEMFVFADLDSHFGESEQVHVIRTPRHVGVLSPVVHAIPVQLLAYHAALARGTDVDKPRNLAKAVTVE, from the coding sequence TACCGCGGTTACGACTCGGCCGGCATCGCCGTGTTCGACGGACAGTCGCTGCGCCGGGTGCGGCGCACCGGGCGCGTGGCGGAGATGGAATCGGCGGCGCAGTCGGAACGCTTCAGCGCCCAGGTCGGCATCGGCCACACCCGCTGGGCCACGCACGGCGGCGTGACCGAAGCCAATGCGCATCCGCACATCAGCTTCGGCGAACTGGCGGTGGTGCACAACGGCATCATCGAGAACCACGACGAGCAGCGCGAGCGTCTGCGCGCAGCCGGGTACGCGTTCGAATCGCAGACCGACACCGAAGTCATCGCCCACCTGATCCATTCGTATCTCCAGCAGGGCCACGACCTGCTGGCCGCGGTGCAGGCGGCGGTGCGCGAGCTGGTCGGCGCGTACGCGATCGCGGTGGTGAGCCTGAAGGAGCCCGGCCGCTTGATCGCCGCGCGCATGGGCTGCCCGCTGCTGGTCGGCCTCGGCGAGGGCGAGAACTTCGTCGCCAGCGACGTGTCGGCGATCGTGCAGGCCACGCGCCGGGTGATCTTCCTGGAAGAAGGCGACACCGCCGAAGTCACCCGCGCCGCGGTGCGGGTGTTCGACGCGCACGGCGCGGCGATCGAGCGCGAGGTGCATCTGTCGGACGTGTCGCTGGCGTCGCTGGAACTCGGCCCGTACCGGCACTTCATGCAGAAGGAAATCCACGAGCAGCCGCGCGCGATCGCCGACACGATCGAGGCGGTGATGGACAACAACGGCTTCAGCGCCGAATTGTTCGGCGCCGATGCGGCAGCGGTGCTGGCCGACGTCGAAGGCGTGCAGATCCTGGCCTGCGGCACCAGCTATTACGCCGGCCTGACCGCGCGCTACTGGATCGAAGCCATCGCCGGGCTGCCGTGCCAGGTCGAGATCGCCAGCGAATACCGCTACCGCGCGGCGGTGGCGAACCCGAAGCAGCTGATCGTGACGATTTCGCAGTCGGGCGAAACCCTCGACACGATGGAGGCGCTGAAGTACGCCAAGTCGCTCGGCCACGACAAGATCCTGTCGATCTGCAACGTGCCCGAGAGCGCGATCCCGCGCGCGAGCAAGCTGGTGTACTACACCCGCGCCGGCGCCGAGATCGGCGTGGCCTCGACCAAGGCCTTCACGACGCAATTGGTGGCGCTGTTCACCCTGACCGCGACCCTGGCGAAGCTGCGCGGCGCGCTGAGCGCGGAGCAAGAGGCCGAGTACGTCGACGCGCTGCGCCACCTGCCGGGCAGCGTGCAGCACGCGCTGAACCTGGAGCCGCAAGTGGCCGGCTGGGCCGAGCGCTTCGCGCCGAAGCACCACGCGCTGTTCCTGGGCCGCGGCGTGCATTACCCGATCGCGCTGGAAGGCGCGCTCAAGCTCAAGGAAATCTCCTACATCCACGCCGAAGCGTATCCGGCCGGCGAGCTCAAGCACGGCCCGCTGGCGCTGGTCGACGCGGCGATGCCGGTGGTGGTGATCGCGCCGAACGACAAGCTGCTGGAGAAGGTGAAGTCGAACATCCAGGAAGTGCGCGCGCGCGGCGGCGAGATGTTCGTGTTCGCCGACCTGGACAGCCATTTCGGCGAATCCGAGCAGGTGCACGTGATCCGCACGCCGCGCCACGTCGGCGTGCTGTCGCCGGTGGTGCATGCGATTCCGGTGCAGCTGCTGGCGTATCACGCGGCGTTGGCGCGCGGGACGGATGTCGACAAGCCGCGCAATCTGGCCAAGGCGGTAACGGTGGAGTAA
- a CDS encoding TonB-dependent siderophore receptor codes for MSARSCLALSLAAMLAPAQAQNVPQPQATDRAAASGSDAGAAAAPAPTSVTDLDSVQVIGRAQRLYKADQAAVGTRTGTPLERVPQSVQVLPRELIDDQAARQVTDLYRSISGISYFSYAGVTLRGFRQENVLYDGLRGDPYSGFSVPQLFNIERIEVLKGPAGALYGGGDPGGVINYVSKKPKRESERSIELQAGNYGFRAASVELTGPLANNERIRYRVGAYADDENPFRRNTDAQSVIGDFGLAFDIGDTGELSLQYTDVTQNLGGNRLRGVPVDDNGRFLTSTRWNHNEPTDYLDMRAKVASARFSAKPSDSLDIDVSARWFENQEAQQYHEPMGLIDRDRDGVREWMTRQFRDQLRDNRAVAVNANLVKRFEFAGMPHQVLFGADAYRADSDFKGRTANSDTARGPVPGIDLFRPVYGLTSAASYRLERFAWSGTSTRGNRYGAYLQDEIGLSERWFLLAGLRWDGFKDENRLNGSSVDGDDLSWRLGATFAATRATNLYASLASGFLPQSTNNQNPNAGGPFDPERSRQWEIGAKSSLFDGRATLNAALYRIERRNILQADGRVVNGVSQLAPLGLVRSEGLEIDLLADLTSRWVLNVAYAYNDARVLEAGRNGIVNSSGGRFANAPRNKLGVWTRYDIPALRSALGFGLDYVDERVSLDGQRVKPYTVFDASWQTQWRDWKFQANLKNLFDKVYAASGFIERNGHFPGEPRRLYLQAQYSF; via the coding sequence ATGTCCGCTCGATCCTGCCTCGCCCTGTCCCTGGCGGCGATGCTCGCGCCTGCCCAGGCGCAGAACGTCCCGCAACCTCAGGCTACGGATCGGGCCGCCGCTTCGGGTTCCGACGCGGGCGCTGCCGCGGCACCCGCGCCGACCTCGGTCACCGACCTCGACTCGGTCCAGGTCATCGGCCGCGCCCAGCGCCTGTACAAGGCCGACCAGGCCGCGGTCGGCACCCGCACCGGCACGCCGCTGGAACGCGTGCCGCAATCGGTGCAGGTGCTGCCGCGCGAACTCATCGACGACCAGGCCGCGCGCCAGGTCACCGACCTGTACCGCAGCATCAGCGGCATCAGCTACTTCAGCTACGCCGGCGTCACCCTGCGCGGATTCCGCCAGGAAAACGTGCTGTACGACGGCCTGCGCGGCGATCCGTACTCGGGCTTCTCGGTGCCGCAGCTGTTCAACATCGAACGCATCGAAGTGCTCAAGGGCCCGGCCGGCGCGTTGTACGGCGGCGGCGATCCGGGCGGCGTCATCAACTACGTCAGTAAGAAACCCAAGCGCGAGAGCGAACGCAGCATCGAACTGCAGGCCGGCAATTACGGCTTCCGCGCCGCTTCGGTCGAACTGACCGGCCCGCTCGCGAACAACGAGCGTATCCGCTACCGCGTCGGCGCCTACGCCGACGACGAGAATCCCTTTCGCCGCAACACCGATGCGCAGAGCGTCATCGGCGATTTCGGCCTCGCCTTCGACATCGGCGACACCGGCGAACTGAGCCTGCAATACACCGATGTCACCCAGAACCTCGGCGGCAACCGCCTGCGCGGCGTGCCGGTCGACGACAACGGCCGCTTCCTGACCTCGACCCGCTGGAACCACAACGAGCCGACCGACTACCTGGACATGCGCGCCAAGGTCGCCTCGGCGCGTTTCTCCGCTAAGCCCAGCGACAGCCTCGACATCGACGTGTCCGCGCGCTGGTTCGAGAACCAGGAAGCGCAGCAGTACCACGAGCCGATGGGCCTGATCGACCGCGACCGCGACGGCGTGCGCGAATGGATGACCCGCCAGTTCCGGGACCAGTTGCGCGACAACCGGGCGGTCGCGGTCAACGCCAATCTGGTCAAGCGTTTCGAATTCGCCGGCATGCCGCATCAAGTGCTGTTCGGCGCCGACGCCTATCGCGCCGACAGCGACTTCAAGGGCCGCACCGCCAATTCCGACACGGCGCGCGGGCCGGTGCCGGGCATCGACCTGTTCCGTCCGGTCTACGGCCTGACCTCGGCCGCGAGCTATCGTCTGGAGCGCTTCGCCTGGAGCGGCACCAGCACGCGCGGCAACCGCTACGGCGCTTACCTTCAGGACGAGATCGGCCTGTCCGAGCGCTGGTTCCTGCTCGCGGGCCTGCGCTGGGACGGTTTCAAGGACGAGAACCGGCTCAACGGCAGCAGCGTGGACGGCGACGACCTGAGCTGGCGCCTCGGCGCGACCTTCGCCGCGACCCGCGCCACCAATCTCTACGCCAGCCTCGCCAGCGGCTTCCTGCCGCAGAGCACCAACAACCAGAATCCCAACGCCGGCGGGCCGTTCGATCCCGAGCGCAGCCGGCAGTGGGAGATCGGCGCCAAGTCGAGCCTGTTCGACGGGCGGGCGACGTTGAACGCGGCGCTGTACCGGATCGAGCGGCGCAACATCCTGCAGGCCGACGGCCGCGTGGTGAACGGCGTCAGCCAGCTCGCGCCGTTGGGCCTGGTGCGCAGCGAAGGCCTGGAGATCGACCTGCTCGCCGACCTGACCTCGCGCTGGGTGCTCAACGTCGCCTACGCCTACAACGACGCGCGCGTGCTCGAAGCCGGCCGCAACGGCATCGTCAATTCCAGCGGCGGGCGCTTCGCCAACGCGCCGCGCAACAAGCTCGGGGTGTGGACGCGCTACGACATTCCAGCGTTGCGTTCGGCGCTCGGCTTCGGCCTGGACTACGTCGACGAACGCGTCAGCCTCGACGGCCAGCGGGTCAAACCCTACACCGTGTTCGACGCCAGCTGGCAGACCCAGTGGCGCGACTGGAAATTCCAGGCCAACCTCAAGAACCTGTTCGACAAGGTCTACGCCGCCAGCGGCTTCATCGAGCGCAACGGCCATTTCCCCGGCGAACCGCGGCGTTTGTACCTGCAGGCGCAGTACAGCTTCTGA
- a CDS encoding PepSY-associated TM helix domain-containing protein: MNAATPAAQASQKSATRRLWFDLHSWLGLKLSIFMSFVLLTGTLAVLAHEIDWLLNPPMRVQPDPARRASWGEMVDAVRRAHPYWTVETLQAPQASRFAAQATVRTERGRPRFVWVDPYRGVVTGDTGWFNAHRLLRNTHRHLMMPTAIGVPIVAALSVPLLLSGLSSLYIYKRWWRGFAAWPRRERPRRFWGDLHRLLGVWSLAFVLLIGATGLWYLVESLGGDARVVKPPAAKHAQALAADGATVDRAVAEAKKRWPQFEVEGVAPGGKDGTLLLTGQADAVLVRPRANAMAFDAADGRWLGARDGQDLNLHQRISEMADPLHFGDFGGFWLKLVWFGFGAMLSALSLSGVYLYGLRIADGWRSAQRKRERGA, translated from the coding sequence GTGAACGCCGCCACGCCAGCCGCCCAGGCCAGCCAGAAATCCGCGACGCGGCGGCTGTGGTTCGACCTCCACAGCTGGCTCGGGCTCAAGCTCAGCATTTTCATGAGCTTCGTCTTGCTCACCGGCACGTTGGCGGTGCTGGCGCACGAAATCGACTGGCTGCTCAATCCGCCGATGCGGGTCCAGCCCGACCCCGCGCGCCGCGCGAGCTGGGGCGAGATGGTCGACGCGGTGCGGCGCGCGCATCCGTACTGGACTGTGGAAACGCTGCAAGCGCCGCAGGCTTCGCGCTTCGCCGCGCAGGCCACGGTACGCACCGAACGAGGGCGGCCGCGCTTCGTCTGGGTCGACCCGTACCGCGGCGTGGTCACCGGCGACACCGGCTGGTTCAATGCGCACCGTTTGCTGCGCAACACCCATCGCCATCTGATGATGCCGACCGCGATCGGCGTGCCGATCGTCGCTGCGCTGTCGGTGCCGCTGCTGTTGTCGGGGCTGAGCAGCCTGTACATCTACAAGCGCTGGTGGCGCGGCTTCGCCGCATGGCCGCGGCGCGAGCGGCCGCGGCGGTTCTGGGGCGACCTGCACCGTTTGCTCGGCGTGTGGAGCCTGGCTTTCGTGCTGCTGATCGGCGCGACCGGCCTGTGGTATCTGGTCGAATCGCTCGGCGGCGACGCGCGCGTGGTCAAGCCGCCGGCGGCGAAACACGCGCAGGCGCTCGCGGCCGATGGCGCGACCGTCGACCGCGCGGTGGCCGAAGCCAAAAAACGCTGGCCGCAGTTCGAAGTCGAAGGCGTCGCGCCCGGCGGCAAAGACGGCACCTTGCTGCTGACCGGGCAGGCCGACGCGGTGCTGGTGCGTCCGCGCGCCAACGCCATGGCGTTCGACGCCGCCGACGGCCGCTGGCTCGGCGCGCGCGACGGCCAGGACTTGAACCTGCACCAGCGCATTTCCGAAATGGCCGATCCGCTGCATTTCGGCGACTTCGGCGGGTTCTGGCTCAAACTGGTGTGGTTCGGGTTCGGCGCCATGCTCAGCGCGTTGAGCTTGTCCGGGGTGTATCTCTATGGCCTGCGCATCGCCGACGGCTGGCGATCGGCGCAGCGCAAGCGCGAGCGCGGCGCATGA
- a CDS encoding NmrA family NAD(P)-binding protein encodes MHIVLGGTGHVGSYLARELIARGEPVTVVTHNPEHRDEWLARGAQVALIDVHDTAGLRKLFRRGRRLFLLNPPAAPSTDTDAAEKASLYSILAALEDSGLEKIVAESTYGAQPLERAGDLGILYEMERGLRKLGIAYSVIRAAYYMSNWDASLDDARERGIVRSFLPAEFRLPMVAPHDLGVAAAELMTAPADEQVLRYVEGPRRYSPADVAACFASALGRAVTVEEVPRDRWVEGFRELGFSQPAAESYAAMTAATVDGLELADDPVRGATTLREYIDALAGAA; translated from the coding sequence GTGCATATCGTGCTTGGCGGAACCGGACATGTCGGCTCGTACCTGGCCCGCGAACTGATCGCGCGCGGCGAGCCGGTGACGGTGGTGACGCACAACCCGGAGCATCGCGACGAATGGCTCGCGCGCGGCGCGCAAGTCGCGCTGATCGACGTGCACGACACCGCCGGCCTGCGCAAGCTGTTCCGTCGGGGCCGGCGCCTGTTCCTGTTGAATCCGCCGGCGGCGCCGTCCACCGATACCGATGCCGCGGAAAAGGCCAGCCTGTACTCGATCCTGGCCGCGCTGGAGGATTCGGGCCTGGAGAAGATCGTCGCCGAATCCACGTACGGCGCGCAGCCGCTCGAACGCGCCGGCGATCTGGGCATCCTGTACGAGATGGAGCGCGGGCTGCGCAAGCTGGGGATCGCGTACAGCGTGATCCGCGCCGCCTACTACATGAGCAACTGGGACGCGTCGCTGGACGACGCGCGCGAGCGCGGCATCGTGCGCAGCTTCCTGCCGGCCGAGTTCCGCCTGCCGATGGTGGCGCCGCACGATCTCGGCGTGGCCGCGGCCGAGCTGATGACCGCGCCGGCCGACGAACAGGTGTTGCGTTACGTCGAAGGCCCGCGCCGCTATTCGCCCGCCGATGTGGCCGCGTGCTTCGCCAGCGCGCTGGGGCGCGCGGTGACGGTGGAAGAAGTGCCGCGCGACCGCTGGGTCGAAGGTTTCCGCGAACTCGGATTCTCGCAGCCGGCGGCCGAGTCGTATGCGGCGATGACGGCGGCGACGGTCGACGGGCTGGAACTGGCCGACGATCCGGTGCGCGGCGCGACCACCCTGCGCGAGTACATCGACGCGCTCGCCGGCGCGGCCTGA
- the btuB gene encoding TonB-dependent vitamin B12 receptor — translation MRRYQLLSLAIAAALALPAAAVAAPAGEATDLDQVVVTANRTAVSVNDLLTPVEVLDRSEIERSQARDLNDLLRGRAGITLANQGGAGKLTTLFLRGSESDHVLVLVDGIRIGSPTSGLASLQDLPLELIDRIEIVRGPRSSLYGADAIGGVIQVFTRRERQGFAPRVHAGGGSNGTVEFGTGFGGRSGRGWFGADYSFRKTQGINACRGAGFPVFAGCFTDEPDRDGYESHALSLRGGVEINEQWSVEGQALRAEGQNDYDGSFVNYSETVQQVVGGKIDWRPSERVHVQLTGGRNVDSSDNFLGAVPMGYFSTNRDSATLQADFSLFEGHVLTAGFDWLRDEVRSDTIYDERARDNKAGFVQYQGRFGNQSFEASVRRDDNEQFGGHTTGGAAWGLNFAENWRVTVGYGTAFKAPTFNELYYPFFGNHNLKPEESKTWELGLAYRGENFNARIDGFDTRVDQLITFDSAINLPNNIERARMRGAEIGIDTTFAEWTLAASASWLDTENRVGFNRGNDLPRRAKHSARIDLDRAFGKFRVGATAVGYGSRYDDVANLTRVGGYGTLDLRAEYAFNDALSLQARVANVFDREYETVSYYNQPGREWFLTLRYAPKP, via the coding sequence ATGCGTCGTTACCAGTTGCTGTCCCTCGCCATCGCCGCAGCGCTCGCGCTGCCGGCCGCCGCCGTCGCCGCGCCCGCCGGCGAGGCCACCGATCTCGACCAGGTCGTGGTCACCGCCAACCGCACCGCGGTCAGCGTCAACGACCTGCTGACCCCGGTCGAAGTGCTCGACCGCAGCGAGATCGAGCGCAGCCAGGCGCGCGACCTCAACGACCTGCTGCGCGGCCGCGCCGGCATCACCCTCGCCAACCAGGGCGGCGCCGGCAAGCTGACCACGCTGTTCCTGCGCGGCAGCGAATCCGACCACGTGCTGGTGCTGGTCGACGGCATCCGCATCGGCTCGCCGACTTCGGGCCTGGCCTCGCTGCAGGACCTGCCGCTGGAGCTGATCGACCGCATCGAGATCGTGCGCGGCCCGCGTTCGAGCCTGTACGGCGCCGACGCCATCGGCGGCGTGATCCAGGTGTTCACCCGCCGCGAGCGCCAGGGCTTCGCCCCACGCGTGCATGCCGGCGGCGGCAGCAACGGCACGGTCGAATTCGGTACCGGTTTCGGCGGCCGCAGCGGCCGCGGCTGGTTCGGCGCCGACTACAGCTTCCGCAAGACCCAGGGCATCAACGCCTGCCGCGGCGCCGGCTTCCCGGTGTTCGCCGGCTGCTTCACCGACGAACCCGACCGCGACGGCTACGAGAGCCACGCGCTGTCGCTGCGCGGCGGCGTCGAGATCAACGAGCAGTGGAGCGTCGAAGGCCAGGCGCTGCGCGCCGAGGGCCAGAACGATTACGACGGCAGCTTCGTCAATTACTCCGAGACCGTGCAGCAGGTGGTCGGCGGCAAGATCGACTGGCGGCCGAGCGAGCGCGTGCATGTGCAGCTGACCGGCGGGCGCAATGTCGACAGTTCGGACAATTTCCTGGGTGCGGTGCCGATGGGGTATTTCAGCACCAACCGCGACAGTGCGACGTTGCAGGCCGATTTCAGCCTTTTCGAAGGCCACGTGTTGACCGCCGGCTTCGATTGGCTGCGCGACGAAGTCCGCAGCGACACGATCTACGACGAGCGCGCGCGCGACAACAAGGCCGGCTTCGTCCAGTACCAGGGCCGTTTCGGCAACCAGTCGTTCGAAGCCAGCGTGCGCCGCGACGACAACGAACAGTTCGGCGGCCACACCACCGGCGGCGCCGCGTGGGGCCTGAACTTCGCCGAGAACTGGCGCGTCACCGTCGGCTACGGCACCGCGTTCAAGGCGCCGACCTTCAACGAGCTGTACTACCCGTTCTTCGGCAACCACAACCTCAAGCCGGAGGAGTCCAAGACCTGGGAACTGGGCCTGGCCTACCGCGGCGAGAACTTCAACGCGCGCATCGACGGCTTCGACACCCGCGTGGACCAGCTGATCACCTTCGACTCGGCGATCAACCTGCCCAACAACATCGAACGCGCGCGCATGCGCGGCGCCGAGATCGGCATCGACACCACCTTCGCCGAGTGGACGCTGGCGGCGAGCGCGAGCTGGCTCGACACCGAGAACCGGGTCGGCTTCAACCGCGGCAACGACCTGCCGCGCCGCGCCAAGCACAGCGCGCGCATCGACCTGGACCGCGCCTTCGGCAAGTTCCGCGTCGGCGCCACGGCGGTGGGTTACGGCTCGCGTTACGACGATGTCGCCAACCTGACCCGGGTCGGCGGCTACGGCACCCTGGACCTGCGCGCGGAGTATGCGTTCAACGATGCGCTGAGCCTGCAGGCGCGCGTGGCCAATGTGTTCGACCGCGAGTACGAGACCGTGTCGTACTACAACCAGCCGGGCCGCGAGTGGTTCCTGACTTTGCGTTACGCGCCGAAGCCGTAA
- a CDS encoding GAF domain-containing protein gives MFTASTLSGQKSEQYAQLVEQARGLLDGERDRVANAANLSALVNQALPQLNWVGFYFFDGTELVVGPFQGLPACVRIPLDKGVCGAAASSRQTQRVADVHEFPGHIACDAASRSEVVVPLTRGAELIGVFDLDSPVPDRFDADDQAGLEALAQVYVESLA, from the coding sequence ATGTTTACTGCCTCCACACTTTCGGGCCAAAAGTCCGAGCAATACGCCCAATTGGTCGAGCAGGCGCGCGGCCTGCTGGACGGCGAGCGCGACCGCGTCGCCAACGCCGCCAATCTGTCGGCGCTGGTCAACCAGGCCTTGCCGCAGCTCAACTGGGTCGGGTTCTATTTCTTCGACGGCACCGAACTGGTGGTCGGCCCGTTCCAGGGCCTGCCGGCCTGCGTGCGCATTCCGCTCGACAAGGGCGTATGCGGCGCGGCCGCGAGCAGCCGCCAGACCCAGCGCGTGGCCGACGTGCACGAATTCCCGGGCCATATCGCCTGCGACGCGGCCTCGCGTTCGGAAGTGGTGGTGCCGCTGACCCGCGGCGCCGAACTGATCGGCGTGTTCGACCTGGACAGCCCGGTGCCGGACCGTTTCGACGCCGACGATCAGGCCGGTCTGGAAGCCTTGGCGCAGGTCTATGTGGAGTCGCTGGCATGA
- the bioD gene encoding dethiobiotin synthase, whose product MNPPRRLSGLFVTGTDTGIGKSVASAALLHALRAGGARAVGMKPVASGCEPGPDGWRNEDALLLQAASQPRPRYEDVNPYALPQPLAPEIAAAEAGVEIALEPILAAHARLAAQADTVVVEGVGGWAAPVSARLDQIDLVRALKLPVVLVVGLRLGAINHARLSARAIQADGAELIGWIANGIDPQMARADENFEILRRRLPVPCWGRLPHAAQPDPETLAAALQPIY is encoded by the coding sequence ATGAACCCACCGCGCCGGCTTTCCGGCCTGTTCGTCACCGGCACCGACACCGGCATCGGCAAGTCCGTCGCCAGCGCCGCCCTGTTGCACGCCCTGCGCGCCGGCGGCGCGCGCGCGGTCGGCATGAAGCCGGTCGCCAGCGGCTGCGAGCCCGGCCCGGACGGCTGGCGCAACGAGGACGCCTTGCTGCTGCAGGCCGCCAGCCAGCCGCGGCCGCGCTACGAAGACGTAAATCCGTACGCCCTGCCGCAGCCGCTGGCGCCGGAAATCGCCGCGGCCGAGGCCGGCGTCGAAATCGCGCTGGAACCGATCCTGGCCGCGCACGCGCGTCTGGCCGCGCAGGCCGACACGGTCGTGGTCGAAGGCGTCGGCGGCTGGGCCGCGCCGGTCAGCGCCCGGCTCGACCAGATCGACCTGGTGCGCGCGCTGAAACTGCCGGTGGTGCTGGTGGTCGGACTGCGCCTGGGCGCGATCAACCACGCGCGGCTCAGCGCGCGCGCGATCCAGGCCGACGGCGCCGAACTGATCGGCTGGATCGCCAACGGCATCGACCCGCAGATGGCGCGCGCCGACGAAAACTTCGAGATCCTGCGCCGGCGCCTGCCGGTGCCGTGCTGGGGCCGGCTGCCGCACGCCGCGCAGCCCGATCCCGAGACGTTGGCGGCGGCCCTGCAGCCGATCTACTGA